The following proteins are encoded in a genomic region of Vicugna pacos chromosome 16, VicPac4, whole genome shotgun sequence:
- the LOC140686153 gene encoding uncharacterized protein, translating into MYLWANENFRGGGGERGEESEAQVEVRAPRGQSSGAWEARTLPTPSRDPEEGSVQGGSTPPPGVPGAGQTSCRLAARVCKAPSKAWAEGAAAPSGGEGDRGGEEAVNSSSVRASPRRAPLPRPRRGPPGLPARPGAAPPGTWGARGESSPLPGGLWQLAERSQQQRRGKSGLTCHYFLRHLGSTCQRPHKALWILGARLRAPASRPQAAGGRLRGPVVRQPCSLAGALTAASADGKVSLTAPGPSGSGIWADTVSRTLPASQRV; encoded by the exons atgtACTTGTGGGCCAATGAGAATTTCCGAGGAGGGGGCGGAGAAAGGGGCGAAGAAAGTGAAGCTCAG GTGGAAGTCCGAGCCCCGAGGGGGCAATCGAGCGGGGCGTGGGAGGCCCGcacgctccccacccccagccgcgACCCGGAGGAGGGGAGCGTGCAAGGAGGCTCGACTCCCCCTCCCGGAGTGCCCGGGGCTGGACAAACCTCCTGCAGGCTCGCGGCCCGGGTCTGCAAGGCCCCCTCCAAGGCCTGGGCCGAGGGCGCCGCGGCCCCCAGCGGAGGGGAAGGGGACCGAGGAGGGGAAGAAGCTGTAAACAGCTCCAGCGTCCGGGCCTCGCCTCGAAGAGCCCCGCTTCCCAGGCCCCGCCGCGGGCCGCCTGGGCTCCCGGCCCGCCCCGGGGCCGCCCCTCCCGGGACCTGGGGGGCCAGAGGGGAGTCCAGTCCCCTCCCCGGAGGGCTCTGGCAGCTCGCCGAGCGGTCTCAGCAGCAGAGAAGGGGGAAGTCAGGACTTACCTGTCATTACTTTCTACGCCATCTTGGATCCACTTGTCAACGTCCCCACAAAGCATTATGG ATCCTTGGTGCACGGCTGCGGGCTCCTGCTTCCCGCCCCCAAGCAGCCGGGGGTCGCCTTCGGGGCCCGGTAGTCCGGCAGCCCTGCAGCCTGGCCGGCGCTCTGACTGCCGCATCCGCGGACGGAAAGGTATCTCTGACCGCTCCGGGGCCGTCGGGCTCCGGGATCTGGGCGGACACTGTGTCCCGGACTCTACCGGCATCGCAGCGCGTTTAG